A genomic window from Cupriavidus metallidurans CH34 includes:
- a CDS encoding alpha/beta fold hydrolase: protein MNRAALSREAALQSPPGAFTRWFGQGRIGLFSLSRETLAHRHALPASRWVSVMGTLVHYTEEGVPEGEPLVLIHGFGASLHTWEGLMPMLRRRYRVVRLDLAPFGLTGPLRDAHGRIMTMDVDVYRAFIDGFLAAVNISCATLIGNSLGGLIAWDLAARRPSLVNRLVLVDAAGFPMKLPIYIDLFRHAMVRWSAPWMLPEWIIRAATRDVYGDASHVPEATFRRYVDFFYAAGSREAVGRMVPKLDFDGLDTERLRGVRVPTLVLWGDRDRWIPPAHAAEFAARIPDVTLRRYAGLGHIPMEEDPPRVAADLLPFLDGAREARPSFSKEFAS from the coding sequence ATGAATCGCGCCGCGCTTTCACGTGAGGCGGCATTGCAGTCGCCGCCGGGTGCGTTCACGCGCTGGTTCGGGCAAGGCCGCATCGGCCTGTTCAGCCTGTCGCGTGAAACGCTGGCGCACCGCCATGCGTTGCCCGCGTCCCGCTGGGTATCGGTGATGGGCACGCTGGTCCACTACACCGAGGAAGGCGTGCCGGAGGGCGAGCCGCTGGTGCTGATCCACGGATTCGGCGCATCGCTGCATACGTGGGAGGGATTGATGCCGATGCTGCGTCGCCGCTATCGCGTGGTGCGGCTCGACCTCGCGCCGTTTGGCCTCACCGGTCCGCTGCGTGACGCGCATGGTCGCATCATGACGATGGATGTCGACGTCTATCGCGCATTCATCGACGGCTTCCTGGCCGCAGTGAACATCTCGTGTGCAACGCTGATTGGCAACTCGCTCGGCGGACTGATCGCATGGGACCTCGCCGCGCGCCGGCCGTCGCTGGTGAACCGGCTGGTGCTGGTGGATGCCGCAGGTTTCCCGATGAAACTGCCGATCTACATCGACCTGTTCCGGCACGCCATGGTGCGCTGGTCGGCGCCGTGGATGTTGCCGGAGTGGATCATCCGCGCGGCCACACGCGATGTCTATGGTGATGCGTCGCACGTGCCGGAGGCCACGTTCCGCCGCTACGTCGATTTCTTCTATGCCGCAGGCAGCCGTGAAGCCGTAGGTCGCATGGTGCCGAAGCTCGATTTCGATGGGTTGGATACCGAACGCCTGCGCGGCGTGCGCGTGCCCACGCTGGTGCTGTGGGGCGATCGCGACCGCTGGATTCCACCCGCGCACGCGGCCGAGTTCGCGGCCCGCATTCCCGACGTGACGCTGCGCCGTTACGCGGGGCTTGGCCACATCCCAATGGAAGAAGACCCTCCGCGCGTGGCCGCTGACCTGTTGCCTTTTCTGGACGGTGCGCGCGAGGCACGTCCGTCATTCAGCAAGGAGTTCGCATCATGA
- a CDS encoding metal-dependent hydrolase: MMPVRRDVHPHLPPERICDWHQRGRHVTHFINALSIFFPAGERFFMDSVRNYRDRIADPELKQAVAGFIGQEAMHTREHILYNRLLDDVGLPAGKLDSRVASLLNLLRKILPKSWQLAHTIALEHYTAMLAAGVLADPRQMGDSEPGYRQVWTWHALEETEHKAVAYDVWNVVMKPGPYRYFVRTFTMLTTTVTFWAMVFVFHVRLVMADKSCRNKLLGFGSVMNFLWGSPGTLRKMIPEWFAYFRPGFHPWDDDNRAELSRIAPLISEIEDTAIRAGASTRAPSIRSVA; encoded by the coding sequence ATGATGCCTGTCCGCCGTGACGTACACCCTCATCTCCCGCCGGAACGCATTTGCGATTGGCATCAACGCGGCCGGCACGTCACCCACTTCATCAACGCACTTTCGATTTTCTTTCCGGCCGGCGAACGCTTCTTCATGGACAGCGTGCGCAACTATCGCGACCGTATCGCCGACCCAGAACTCAAGCAGGCCGTGGCCGGCTTCATCGGACAGGAAGCGATGCACACACGCGAGCACATCCTTTACAACCGTTTGCTCGATGATGTTGGCCTACCTGCCGGCAAGCTCGACAGCCGCGTGGCCAGCCTGCTCAATCTGCTGCGCAAAATCCTGCCGAAATCATGGCAGCTCGCGCACACGATCGCGCTGGAACACTACACGGCGATGCTGGCTGCTGGCGTGTTGGCCGATCCGCGTCAAATGGGTGATTCGGAGCCTGGCTATCGGCAGGTATGGACCTGGCACGCGCTGGAGGAAACCGAGCACAAGGCCGTGGCCTACGACGTATGGAACGTGGTCATGAAGCCCGGCCCATACCGCTACTTCGTGCGAACGTTCACGATGCTCACCACCACCGTGACGTTCTGGGCCATGGTGTTCGTTTTCCACGTCAGGCTGGTGATGGCGGACAAGTCATGCCGCAACAAGCTGCTCGGCTTTGGCAGCGTGATGAACTTCCTGTGGGGATCGCCGGGCACGCTGCGCAAGATGATTCCGGAATGGTTCGCCTACTTCCGGCCTGGGTTCCATCCTTGGGATGACGACAATCGCGCGGAGCTCAGCCGCATCGCGCCGCTGATCTCGGAGATCGAGGACACGGCGATTCGCGCGGGTGCCAGCACGCGCGCGCCGTCGATCCGTAGCGTGGCGTGA
- a CDS encoding MerR family transcriptional regulator, which produces MVSIKRSGTPTPSSPTDSDSAQAGGKAFPEYTIDELARVAGTTVRNIRSYQDRGLIDPPERRGRVGIYTQAHLGRLRLIHHLLARGYTLANIMELLKAIVEGHDLRSILGLETAISSPWNSEAPRHYSYLALARLFGRAISRTALAKAISLGLLEPDGFGYLARSPRALAAGAEMAKAGFPLEDVLDIIEQARGHFQAVSDRIVGMVVRELDRFGEGKLPPPSEVPRIVDVLWRIRPLALVALETEMMRALEISANKYLGDRVAAILEHLHEEGGSAGD; this is translated from the coding sequence ATGGTCTCGATCAAGCGCAGCGGCACGCCCACTCCTTCCAGTCCTACCGATTCCGACTCAGCGCAGGCGGGCGGCAAGGCCTTTCCCGAATACACCATCGACGAGCTGGCGCGTGTGGCCGGCACCACCGTCCGCAACATCCGCTCCTATCAGGACCGCGGGCTCATCGACCCACCCGAGCGGCGCGGGCGCGTCGGCATCTACACGCAGGCGCATCTGGGCCGGCTGCGGCTGATCCACCATCTGCTGGCGCGCGGCTACACGCTCGCCAACATCATGGAACTGCTCAAGGCGATCGTCGAAGGCCACGACCTGCGATCGATCCTGGGTCTCGAGACGGCGATCAGCAGCCCCTGGAACAGCGAAGCACCGCGCCACTACTCGTACTTGGCGCTGGCACGGTTGTTCGGCCGCGCGATCTCGCGCACGGCGCTGGCCAAGGCGATCTCACTGGGATTGCTGGAACCGGATGGCTTCGGCTACCTGGCCCGCAGCCCGCGCGCGCTGGCGGCGGGTGCCGAGATGGCCAAAGCCGGGTTTCCGCTCGAGGACGTGCTCGACATCATCGAGCAGGCGCGCGGCCACTTCCAGGCCGTGTCCGACCGGATCGTCGGCATGGTCGTGCGCGAACTGGACCGCTTCGGCGAAGGCAAGCTGCCGCCGCCATCCGAAGTGCCGCGCATCGTGGATGTGCTCTGGCGCATCCGGCCACTCGCGCTGGTGGCGCTTGAGACCGAGATGATGCGGGCGCTCGAAATCTCGGCCAACAAGTATCTCGGGGACCGCGTTGCCGCGATCCTCGAACATCTGCATGAAGAGGGCGGATCGGCGGGCGATTGA
- a CDS encoding LysR family transcriptional regulator — protein sequence MHIRWLEDFVCLAQAGSLARAAELRNVTPPAFGRRMQALEVWAGAPLIDRSTFPVRLTAEGRQFLEAAQTALRTLEDARLSLRAAHRADASTLTIATGKTLARSMVPAWLAGLREALRDDPAGAGFRTRLSTHATHDALAMFTEGDADFLLCYSPHDMPVMLDDARYVFHPVGVERMVCVAAADARGGPAFRLQRPKSGTRPAPVPMIAYAETLTMGRMVNQEIARRKLASWLDVIAVSDFAESVHEMVRQKMGLAWLPARLIADDLHSGRLVRADLQGGDSADLALDIRLYRPRAQMRPLAEAFWRAAAAA from the coding sequence ATGCATATCCGTTGGCTCGAAGATTTCGTCTGCCTGGCCCAGGCCGGGAGTCTCGCGCGTGCCGCCGAGTTGCGCAACGTCACGCCGCCCGCATTTGGCCGGCGGATGCAGGCGCTCGAAGTCTGGGCCGGCGCGCCACTGATCGATCGCAGCACGTTTCCGGTGCGGCTGACCGCCGAGGGCCGCCAGTTCCTGGAGGCCGCGCAGACGGCGCTGCGCACGCTGGAGGACGCACGCCTGTCGCTGCGGGCGGCGCATCGCGCGGACGCCAGCACGCTGACCATCGCCACCGGCAAGACGCTCGCGCGTTCGATGGTGCCAGCATGGCTGGCCGGCCTGCGCGAGGCACTGCGCGACGACCCGGCCGGCGCCGGCTTTCGCACACGGCTATCGACCCATGCCACGCACGATGCGCTGGCCATGTTCACCGAGGGCGATGCTGACTTTCTGCTTTGCTACAGTCCGCACGATATGCCCGTGATGCTGGACGACGCGCGCTATGTGTTCCATCCCGTGGGCGTGGAGCGCATGGTCTGCGTGGCGGCTGCCGATGCGCGTGGTGGCCCCGCCTTCCGGCTGCAACGACCGAAGTCGGGCACGCGCCCCGCGCCGGTGCCGATGATTGCCTATGCGGAGACGCTGACGATGGGCCGCATGGTCAACCAGGAGATTGCCCGCCGCAAGCTGGCAAGCTGGCTCGACGTGATCGCCGTCAGTGACTTCGCCGAGTCGGTACACGAGATGGTGCGGCAGAAGATGGGCCTGGCCTGGCTGCCGGCGCGTCTGATTGCCGACGATCTCCATTCGGGACGCCTGGTGCGTGCCGATCTTCAGGGCGGCGACTCCGCCGACCTCGCGCTTGATATCCGCCTGTACCGCCCGCGCGCGCAAATGCGCCCGTTGGCCGAGGCGTTCTGGCGGGCCGCGGCGGCAGCCTGA
- a CDS encoding Bug family tripartite tricarboxylate transporter substrate binding protein translates to MKTLLRAAVAASLACCAFAASAAGNYPTKPITLVVGYTAGGSVDLVARTVAPELGKRLGQSVVIENLGGAGGTIGAQKVVKADADGYTLLMGSGSEVSIARLTNPAVRYDGEKDLAPITFVGTQPMVLVGKLQLPAKDAGELMALAKAQPGKLSYASSGVGTPLNLAGELIKQQGKVNITHVPYKGASAMSTDLLGGQIDLAVMVLSSALPHIQAGRIRAYGVTEAKRASVAPNVPALAETPALKGVDMGVWFGLMAPTSTPRPVIDRLNNEMQAVLAMPEVRKKLAEAGVEVAPANPAQFASFIKRETSRYRTIVQAADIRE, encoded by the coding sequence ATGAAGACCCTGCTGCGCGCGGCCGTTGCCGCCTCCCTCGCCTGTTGTGCATTCGCCGCAAGCGCGGCCGGCAATTACCCGACCAAGCCGATCACGCTGGTGGTGGGCTATACCGCGGGCGGCAGCGTCGATCTGGTTGCGCGTACCGTGGCGCCGGAACTGGGCAAGCGTCTGGGGCAGAGCGTGGTGATCGAGAACCTCGGCGGCGCTGGCGGCACGATCGGCGCGCAGAAAGTGGTCAAGGCGGATGCCGACGGCTACACCCTGCTGATGGGCTCGGGCAGCGAGGTGTCGATCGCCCGCCTGACCAACCCGGCCGTGCGCTATGACGGCGAGAAGGACCTGGCGCCGATCACGTTCGTCGGCACGCAGCCGATGGTGCTGGTCGGCAAGCTGCAACTGCCGGCCAAGGATGCCGGCGAACTGATGGCGCTGGCCAAGGCGCAGCCGGGCAAGCTGTCCTATGCGTCTTCCGGCGTTGGCACGCCGCTGAACCTGGCCGGCGAACTGATCAAGCAGCAGGGTAAGGTCAACATCACCCATGTGCCGTACAAGGGAGCCTCGGCGATGTCCACCGACCTGCTCGGCGGTCAGATCGACCTGGCCGTGATGGTGCTGTCCTCGGCGCTGCCGCACATCCAGGCGGGCCGCATTCGGGCCTATGGTGTCACCGAAGCCAAGCGCGCCAGCGTGGCGCCGAACGTGCCGGCGCTGGCCGAGACCCCGGCGCTCAAGGGCGTCGACATGGGGGTATGGTTCGGATTGATGGCGCCAACGTCTACTCCCCGCCCTGTTATTGATCGCCTGAATAATGAAATGCAGGCCGTACTGGCCATGCCCGAAGTTCGCAAGAAGCTGGCCGAGGCCGGCGTGGAAGTGGCGCCGGCCAATCCGGCCCAGTTCGCGAGCTTCATCAAGCGCGAAACCAGCCGCTATCGCACGATCGTGCAGGCGGCCGATATTCGCGAGTAA